TGTTTCATTCCTTGACAGCCGACGATTTGCATACCCCGATCATCTATGGTCTTCGGTGCGACTGGGGCAACGATATTCAAATCGGATTGCCTGTCGATCGTCACTCGATGCTGGCGATTCCTTCGATTACGAGCGGAGAGGTCGATGTCTCGATCATCCTGTTCCATCAAGTCGCAGATGCCTATGATGCGACGAATGCCGATGAGTTATCTCGTCTGCTCCGTATCTTTTGTCGTGTCTTAGAGCGCTCTCGTGAAACGGTTCAACTCTACACGGAAAGTCGGACCGATGCTTTGACCGAATTACCAAATAGCCGTGCCTTTTATGAACATGGTCGGCAGGAGTTTGCTGCTGACTGCTATCCGCTCTCCGTGATCCTGTTTGATATTGATCATTTTAAACGCGTCAACGATACGTACGGTCATAAAGTAGGCGATCTTGTCCTTCGTGAACTCGGTCGACGTATCCAAGCGATCCAATTGCAACATGATGAGGTCTTTGCTGCTCGTTATGGCGGGGAGGAGTTCGTACTTCTCTTACGAAATGGTAGTCAAGAGGCTGCCATCCAGATTGCCGAGACGGTCCGCCATGCGGTCATGGATCGTCCCTTCCTCGTCGATGGTCACCGACTGTCCTTAACCGTCAGCCTCGGAATTGATACAGTGGAAGAAGGGTATCAACGGACGTTCGAAGAGTCGTTACGTCAAGCCGACCATGCACTCTATGTCGGCGGAAAACACAACGGACGCAACTGTACCGCGCATTATGCAAACCTTTGAAAGGTCGTGACTCTATTGTCGATTACAGAAATTGAAATGACGCTACCGACATCACAAGCCCACCGGACGATTCGGATTCATCGTCCGCCCCATTTAGATCCGAACGAAGCCTTACCGGTGATTTATATGCACGATGGACAAAATGTTTTTAGTGGAGAAACCGCCTCGTTCGGAAAAGGCTGGGAGATTCATCTTGCACTACAACAGACACAAATTCCGGCAATGGTCGTTGCGATTGACAGTCCAGAAGACGGCATGGATCGTTACGATGACTACGCCCCCTGGAGTGACGAAGCTTTACTGATGCGGACTGCCTATCCCTCGCACCGGACGTCAATCGGGGGAAACGGTAAGGTCTACATGGACTGGATTATCCGCGAGTTAAAACCATATATTGACGCCAACTACGCGACACGTCCTGATGATACGACGATGATCGGTAGTTCGATGGGTGGTGTCATCTCGCTCTATGGTTTATTCGCATATCCGGAAGTCATCACGCGTGTCGCTGCTTTGTCGACTGCCGGATGGGCAAACTTTTCCTCACTCCTTGAATTCATCGAGCGTAGTCCGTCTCTATCTGCCGCTCATCGCTGTTATATGGATGTTGGTACTAATGAAGTGAGCGGTCCGATGACCGAGACAGATTATTTACACACGAATGATGTCTTAGCACGAGCGGTCGAACAGAAACTTACTCAAAGTCGCTATACGATCATCCCGGAAGCGATTCATCATGAAACCGCCTGGGCGAAACGTTTACCGGATATTTTGCGTTACTTATTTCCTTCCTCTTGAGTACACAAAAAGAGTCGGGTGATTTCTTTAAGTAGAAATCATCCGACTTTTAGTCTTGTCTTATACTAGTTCTTCTTGTTGCTCTTTTTCATAACGGTTGCGCGGATGCTCCCGGCATTCATCGGAACACGAACGCATGACTTTCGGTTCGCATTCTTCACAGCAGAAGTGCTGTCGATTACATTCCGGGTTTGCACAATTAACATAGCGCGTCTCCGGTTTTCCGCAGTAGTAACATTCTGAGACGACAGACGGATTGACGGCATTGACAGGAACTTGTACACGCTCATCAAAGACGTATAGTTCGCCTTCCCAGTCTTCTCCTTGTGTCTGTTCATCTTTTCCGTACATGACGACTCCGCCTTTCAGGTGGAAGATATCGTCACTCTGTTGCCGTTTACGGAAGTACGCCGTGAATTTCTCACAACGAACGCCACCCGTACAATATGTGAGAACCTTTTTCCCTTCAAACAAATGCTCGTTCTCGTCGAGCCATTCCGGGAATTCCCGTGAAGCATCGACATCGACTTTTACGGCATTCTTGAAGTGTCCGAGGTCATATTCGTAGTTGTTTCGTACATCGAGAATGACGACGTCATCTTGTTTCATCATTTCTTTCCACTCTGCTGGTTCAAGATACGCAGCATGTTCTTCTGGTACATTGAATTCGTCCTCAAAACGCCATGTGACGAGTTCTTTTTTGTAACGGACGAACGTTTTTTTGAAGGCGTGCTCTTCGACTTCATCGATTTTGAATTCGATGTCAGCGAATCGTGGATCCGCCGTCAAGTCCTTCATGTATTGTTCCGTTTGTTCGACCGTTCCAGAGAGTGTGCCGTTGATACCTTCTGGTGCGATCAAGATTCGTCCTTTAATACCGAGCTCTTTACAGTAAGCAAGATGCTCTTTCGTTAGCTGTTCCGCATTTTCGATCGGAACATACTTATAAAATAATAGTACGCGATAAGGTTTCATATTCCTCATTAGCCCCCATGTCAGTTTTTTGCAGTAAAACGAACGTTGGCAAACGAAGCGTCTAGCTATTGACTAGCTGGGAACGCCTGCAAAACGTACCCATTTAAGTATAATACCAACTCCCTTTCGAATGTACAATCCACAATTCCTGAATCCCTTTCAAGGAATTTCATTCCCTTTCTGAATCAGAAAGAGGTAAAATAAAACACAGTAGTACATCTTGCAAGGAGGATTCCGAATGCTCCATACACTTCGTGACTGGATCGAGCAGATGATTTTCTTTCTCCAAGACTTACCTGGAGGAGCTGCCACCGGTTTGATTGCCCCGTTTCTTGAGTCTCTATTTCCTTTCCTGCCACTCGTCCTGATCATTTCCGCGAATGCGGCAACCTATGGTTTTGGTATGGGTGTTCTCGTATCATGGGTCGGGAGCATGCTTGGATCACTCGTCGTCTTCGCTTGTATTCGATATCTATTTCGTCGCCCGGTCACACGTTGGCTTGAAAAACACCATGCCGCGCAACAGTGGATCGAACGTGTTCGTCACATGAGTCCCATCTCACTCGGATTCTTTTTCTCGCTTCCGTTCATGCCTGCGTTCATCATCACGTCCATTTCCGCCATGATTCAGCTATCGCTACGGACGTATTTGATTGCTGCTGGTGCCGGTCGTTTGATTGTCGTCATCATCTTCTCACTGATCGGAAAGGAATGGTCGACGTTCCTTGAACGTCCGATGCGTCTCGTTCTTCTATTTTTGATTTTACTCGCCATTTGGGGAGTCAGTCGCGGAACGGAAGAGTGGTTAAAGCGTCGCGCCCTTTCAAAACGCGCGGATCATTTACGGGAAATCGAAGACAAAATCGAACGTCCAACTGAAAAATGACTCAAGCCTGTCTATGATTTCATAGACAGGCTTTTTTGAGTTAATTTCGTTTTTTGTCGTACTAGGTCTTTTGAATCATTTTCCAGCGCAATTAATATATAAAAATAACGTTCAAACAATGTTCAATATTGCAAACGCTTACATTAAATTGGTATGACCAATATTAATATAATAATGCGCATTTCTTCTTAAAAATTAGGATAGCTTTTCCAGAAACGACATCCTTATAATGAATTTACATTCATTCTTTAAAGGAGGCGTCCTCATGCATCAAGTGTCCGAAGTTCAAAAAAATGAAGCGACTCAATCCGCTCCAGCAATCGTCGAGAGCGCTACCTTTCAACAATTGATGCGTCAAAAGAATGGCTTCATTCTTCCAGCCATCAGTTTCTGTCTTATTTTTTATTTTACGCTTCCGATTTTAACAAGCTACTTCACGATTTTAAATCAGCCGGTGTTCGGTGATATTACGGGTGCTTGGATCTTCGCTTTTGCTCAGTTCATCATGACGTGGACGTTCTGTATGATGTATAGCAAAAAAGCACGTGCCTTTGATCGACTCGTCGAACAAATCAAGGAGGAGTCGAAATGAATTATACTGCCGTTGCTTTATTTGCTGCGATCGTCGGTTTGACGCTCGTCATTACATACTTTGCTGCTCGTAAAACAAAAACTGCTAACGACTTTTATACAGCGGACGGTGGACTCACTGGTGCACAAAATGGGATGGCGATTGCCGGCGACTATATGTCTGCTGCCTCGTTCCTCGGAATTGCTGGGATGATTGCTTTAGCCGGATTCGACGGATTCTTCTACTCGATCGGCTTCCTCGTTGCCTATCTGGTTGTCTTGTACCTCGTTGCCGAACCACTTCGGAACCTTGGGAAATACACGATGGCGGATATGATTGCCGCTCGGTTCAATGCTTCAAAAGTTCGCGGAGTCGCCGCCATGAACTCAATCGCGATCTCGATTTTCTATATGATTGCACAACTCGTCGGTGCGGGTGCCTTGATTGAACTGTTGTTAGGAATTCCTTACACGACGAGTGTCATCATCGTCGGTATCTTGATGACAGTCTATGTTGTCTTCGGTGGTATGACAGCGACCTCATGGGTTCAAATCATCAAAGCGATCCTCTTGATGGCAGGAACAGCTGTCATCTCATTCATGGTCTTCGCAAAGTTTGATTTCTCGATCTTCAAGATGTTCTCAGAAGTCAAACAAGCGACACCGCTCGGTGATTCATTCTTGAATCCCGGAAACAAGTTCAAGTTACCACTCGATACGATCTCATTAAATCTCGCACTCGTTCTCGGAACGGCTGGATTACCACATATCTTGATTCGTTTCTTTACTGTTAAGGATGCCCCGACAGCTCGTAAATCTGTCGTTTATGCGACATGGATCATCGGTGCCTTTTACATCTTGACGATCTTCCTCGGCTTTGGTGCCGCTGCTTTCGTTGGTTCTGAAGATATCATTGCTGCCAATGCTGCTGGTAACATGGCGGCACCACTTCTCGCCCAAGCACTTGGTGGCGATTTACTCTTTGCGTTCGTTGCCGCGGTCGCCTTTGCGACGATCCTCGCTGTTGTTGCGGGACTCGTCTTATCCGCAGCATCTGCCTTTGCCCATGATTTCTATAGTCATATTTTACGTAAAGGACAAGCGACGGAAAAAGAACAGATGACAGCAGCACGACTCGCTTCTATCGCCGTCGCCATGATTTCGATGGTACTCGCATTATTCGCACAAACGATGAACGTCGCGTTCCTTGTTTCGCTTGCCTTTGCTGTCGCAGCAAGTGCCAACTTGCCAGTTATTCTCTTGACGATCTTCTGGCGCCGTTTCAATACTGGCGGGGCAGTCACAGGTATGGTCGTCGGGTTATTCTCATCACTGATTCTCGTCGCACTCAGTCCAAATCTTTGGGCAGTCGACGGTTCAGCCTTGTTCGTCGGGGAAGCCCTCTTCCCGTTGACGAATCCAGGAATCGTCTCCATCCCACTTGGTTTCCTCGGAGCCATCGTCGGGACATTGTTGACGAAATCGAACGAAGTTGCCGGTAACTTCGAACGAATCATAGTTAAGGCCAATACCGGTATCGATGCAGCCACGGAAGTCGCCGCGTCAAAAGAATAAGTTCCCCTTAACGGCTCCTTCAACCCCCTTGAAGGAGCCGTCCCCTTTTACATTCTTCTCATTCATTGCCATACTAAGTGGATAATAGAGAAGAAAAGGGAAAGGAAGACTGTACATGGATCTCGCTTTTTATTATTTCTTAATCCTCGGATTTTTCATTGGAATCATCTCCGGCTTTTTCGGAATCGGTGGCGGTATCATTTTAACGCCGCTACTGCTCATTTTAGGATATGCCCCAAGTGTTGCGATCGCGACCAGCCTCATGCTAACACTTGGTTCAACCGTTTCAGGTACAATCTCTCACTTACGCCTTAAAAATGTCGTCTGGCGCGATAGTCTCGTCGTCGGTGGCGTCGGAATCATCGGTTCGACGATCGCGACACCACTCGTCCTTCGTTTAGAGGAAGTTAACGGTGCCCATCTCGTGATCTCGATCGTTTATATCGGACTCTTACTCTACTTCGCGAATAAGTTCTTACGTCCAAAATCGACGACCGGTGAACAGACGGGTTGGAAAAATCGATATCTCGCCCTTGCTTTCACTGGTCTGTTCGCTGGATTCATCTCTTCGCTCCTCGGTGTCAGCGGTGGATTCATCATCACACCGTTACTCGTCGGGATCGTTGGCTATGAGTTGAAACGTGCGGTCGGAACGAGTATTGCTTCCGCGTTACTGATTGTCCTATCGGGACTCGTCAACTATACGGTCGCGAGTACGAATATCGATATTCTCGTTGGGATCATGCTGATTGTCGGCGCCTTGCTCGGAGCACCGATTGGCGCGAAGCAGTTGACGCATTTCGAAAGTCCGTTCGTCAAAAAGTACCTCGGGATTTTCTATTTGACGGTTGCGGTCAGTGTCCTCCTCGAAGTCATCGGCTGGAACGTCGCTTCACTCTCCGTTCTCGTTGCGCTTAGTTTGATTTTCTTACTGACACTCCTCATCTACAGTCGTCGTCGAACGAATGGGTGAATCGTCTCATCAGAAAAGCGGTGATGCCCCCTATCAGGCATCACCGCTTTTTTCCGTTAAGCCACTCGTTTGTGACCGGCTCGTTCATAGTCTCTCGTTTGTTCAATGACTAAGTGTGACAAGAACAACATTCCGATCAAGTTCGGAATCATCATCAGTCCATTCGCAATATCTGCGACGAGCCACAGAGGTTCTAATTGCGCGACTGCACCATAACAGGCTGCGAGCGCAAAGAACACGCGGTATCCTTCGTTGAAGCGTGTCGTACCGCTCAAGTACTCCAAGCATTTCTCTCCATAGACATACCAACCAATGATCGTTGAATAACCGAAGAAGAAGACGGAGAAAGCGACCGTCCATTCTCCAAATGATCCAAGGACACTCGCAAAGGCGGTTGCCGTAAGCGCGGCTCCGGAAAGATTCGCATCGTGTGTCATGCCTGAATGTAGTCCGCCTGACGGATCCCAAAAACCTGTCGTCAGAAGGACGAGTGCCGTCATCGTACAGACGATCAAGGTTACGATGAAAGTACTCGTCATCGAAATCAATCCCTGTTCGACTGGACGCTCACTTTTTGCAGATCCAGCAATCAAGGCTGCCGTCCCAAGTCCTGCTTCGTTCGTGAAAATGCCTCGTGCTACACCGACTTGCATCGCCATCATGATCGATACACCGGTGAAGGCTCCCGCTGGCGCAAGCGGCTGGAAGGCATACTCAAAGATTAAACCAAAGGCTGGTAGAATCTGATCTGCCTTCAATACTAAAAGGACACAAGCGGCACCGATATAAAGTAAGCTCATGATCGGAACGAAGATCGTCGAAATCGCACTGACGCGTTCAAGTCCACCACGAATCGATACATAGACCGCAATTGCAAGCAGAATGCCGAACACTAGCAGCGGCACGTGGAACGATTGCTCGAGTACCGTTGCCATCGCATTCGCTTGCACCGTGTTCCCAACACCAAACGATGCGATCAAACCAAATACCGCAAACAAGATGGCGAGTAGTTTAAATTTAGGTCCTAATCCCTTCTCGATATAATACATTGGTCCACTGACAGCTTCGCCGCGTTCGTTTCGACTTCTGAAGAGAATGGCAAGAAGGCTTTCTGCATATTTCGTCGCCATTCCGATTAAACCGATGACCCACATCCAAAAGACTGCGCCCGGTCCGCCCATCGTCAAGGCGACTGCAATCCCTGCGATGTTACCGTTTCCGATCGTCGCCGCAAGGGACGTCATCAACATTTGAAAGCTGCTGATTTCTCCTTCACCCTGTCCTGACTTTTGAACAGACAATTGAAACGCTTGTTTTAGACGCCGAAACTGAAGACCGCGTAAGCGGATCGTAAAGTACACTCCTGTTCCTACCAACAACATCATACTCGGAATCCCCCAGACCCAAGCCGATATCAGACGTAATACTTCCATGCCATTTCATCCTCTCTCTCTTTTCCGAGGCTTACCGTAGCATGTAGTTGTGTTTTCTTACAATACAAAAGAATACTTTTTGTGATTTTACACAATAGAAGATATACTAAAACTATCGATTGAAAGAGAAAGAAGGGAAATTCCATGTTAGAAGCTTCATATCATTCCTTAGACGACTTAGCGGAAGCGATCGGTATTGCCTTGAATGCTCCGATTACGATTGAAGATCGCAATCACCGCCTTCTTGCGTACAGTACGCATACGGCTGATACAGACCCTGCCCGTGTCGCGACGATCATCGGTCGTCGGGTACCGGAATCGGTCATCGACCAACTCTGGAAAGATGAAGTCATCCAGAGCCTTGCTACACAGGATGATCCACTCATCATTTCTGCACGCACCGGTGTCGGACTGAATGACCGTGTCGCCATTGCGATCAAACAAGATTCAGAAATTCTCGGCTATATCTGGTCGATTGCGCGAAGCACTCCGTTTACTCCTTCGGAACTAGCCGATTTAAAGAAAGGGGCTCTACTTGCTCAACGTCAGTTGCTGGCAATCGACATGCAGAAAAAACGGAAGGAAGAGCAGACGGAACAGTTCTTCTTCGAGTTATTACATGAAGAACTATCCGAGTCGGAAATCCTGAAGATGTTCTCTAAACTACATGTCGCACCACCTGGCATCAGTCGCTTGACGGTCATCCGTTTTTCGGAGGCGATCACACCACGTCTCGCCGATCGTCTGCGCTATTTATTGACGATTCAGCAGACGGTTCGTCCATTACTTTACGCATATGACGAGACGGATTTCATCTTGTGGATCAGCACAAACGATCGCGATGCGGAACAAGAACGCCTACAGTTCGACGCCTTCATCCAGTCGTTCCGTCAATTGCTCGCGGAGCGATTCGATTATACGGATTTCGTCGCGGCAAGTAGTGAAGTCTTCACCGGCGTCCAAGCGATTCCCGAACGCTATGAAGAAGCGGGCATCGTCTTGCGTTTAAAAGATGCCTTTCCATTTGAGCTGAAGAACGTGACCCGTTACGAACGCCTCGGCTTATTCCAGCTCTTACCGATTTTCTCGGAACGTCTGCGACGACGAACGGTTCGCTTGGAAGAAATCGAACGGCTGCGTGCTTACGATGTGAAGCATGCTTCCTCTTTATGTGAGACGCTAGAATGGTTCCTTCATTATGATGGGAACGTCAAGCAAGTCGCCTCCCATCTCCATGTCCATCCGAATACAATCCTCTATCGGATGCGACGGATCGAGGAGGAAGCGGGCATTCGAATGGAATCTTTACCCGAACGCTCCTTACTTTATTTGTACCTAAAAGCAGACCGATATCCTTTGTGATTTTACACAAAGGATATCGGTTATTTTTGAAAACGCCGATAAAGTAGAACGCTTTCATTTCTCGTATACTGAAGAAGAAGAGAAATTGATTTGTTTATTTGCGAAAGGGGATCGCGTTCACATGATCATTGGAGTATTAAAGGAAATCAAAAACAACGAAAACCGTGTTGCATTAACACCTGCCGGGGTAGCAGCGTTACATGCACAAGGACATCGTGTCATCATTGAATCAATGGCAGGTATGGGGAGTGGCTTCACGAACGAAGAGTACGTCAAAGCCGGTGCTGAAATCATCGCGACTGCTGCTGAAGTCTGGGCAACAGCCGAACTCGCTTTAAAAGTTAAAGAGCCGATCGCTTCAGAGTACCAATACTTCCGTCCGGATCTGACATTGTTCACGTATCTTCACTTAGCGGCTGAGCCAGAATTGACACGTGCACTTGTGGATTCGAACATCACAGCAATCGCTTATGAAACGGTTGAAAAGAACCGCACACTTCCATTGTTAACACCAATGAGTGAAGTCGCAGGACGTATGGCATCCCAAATCGGTGCACAGTTCTTGGAAAAACCACACGGTGGTATGGGCATCTTGCTTGCTGGTGTTCCTGGGGTTCGCCGTGGAAAAGTAACAGTCATCGGCGGCGGTGTCGTCGGAACGAATGCCGCGAAACTCGCTGTCGGTCTCGGTGCAGATGTCACGATCATCGATGTTAGTCCAGAACGCCTTCGCCAGTTGGATGATATCTTCGGTAACTCGATCAACACGTTGATCTCAAATCCGTACACGATTGCTGAAGCTGTCGCTGAGAGTGATCTCGTCATCGGTGCTGTCTTGATTCCAGGTGCAAAAGCACCGAAACTCGTTACTGCCGACATGGTCAAACGCATGAAGCCGGGCGCTGTCATCGTTGACGTTGCCATCGACCAAGGTGGTATCTTCGAAACGGTCGACCGTATCTCAACGCATGATGACCCAACATATGAAAAATTCGGTGTCGTTCATTACGCAGTCGCGAACATGCCGGGTGCCGTTCCACGTACGTCTACACTTGCATTGACGAACGCAACGCTCCCGTATGTCCTTGAACTCGCGAACAAAGGCACACACCGTGCGCTTGCTGAAAACGATGCTCTTGAAAAAGGATTGAATGTCGCACAAGGATTCGTCACGTACGAAGCGGTCGCACGCGATCTCGGATACACGTACAAATCCGTTGAAGATGTGCTTCACCTACACGCATGATCTTGAAAGTACAAATAGTCGATGATTCCTTTTCGAGGAACCATCGACTATTTTTTATTACTTCTTGAGGCACCACTCGGCTTGTCATATGATGAGAAACGAAGACTTATGATTTTGAACTAGTAGAGGGGATCTCATTATATGACACAAACCATAACCGCCCATTCTCATGAACTCCAGAGCCACGTCGCTGAAGTAGCGTTACTCGAAGCACTATCATCCGATACAGAAGAGAGCGTACGTATTGCCGCAACCGAGCGCTTACGTGTTCTTGTCCCATCTCATCCATTGCTCAACATTGCTACAGCCCATTCCCTTTATTTCAAGAACGAACACACTCAAGCGCGCCGGCTGATCGAAGAGACACATCAGCAACTCGGCGAACATGTGCAAGGATACATACTCCTCGGTATCATCAGTGAAGAGGAAGGGTATATGCACGAAGCAGAACAGTTTTTCCTTTCGGCCATCGCACGGTTCCCTGAAGAGCCGGCAGGACATCGTTTTCTTGCCGTCCATTACAATCATCGTCAATTTTATGGGGAATCAGCCGTTCATGCGTTTACATATTTAAAGAAGGTTGGCGCATCTGGAATCGATACACTGATGGCCATTGATTCCATCCAACAACTGGACGGTCATTCGATCGACATGTTGGAAGCACTCTATGCGTTAATCATCGGCGTACCTCATCTCGACAAAACCGCCGTCTTTCATGCGACAGCTTCTGTCAATCAAAGCATTCAATATGAGATGCTGCATGCTACATTGCGCGAAGACAGCGACGAGACCCTCTACGCCAAGCTCGACGAATGCCTTTCTAACATGCTCGAGCACGGCTTGTACGCAGCTGTTTACGACGATTCCGAAGAAAAGATCTATCGCCATGTTTTTCGGGACATGTGTCGGGATATGACCATTCGTCATGCAGGTTGGCGCGCGTACCCAGAC
This region of Exiguobacterium acetylicum DSM 20416 genomic DNA includes:
- a CDS encoding alpha/beta hydrolase encodes the protein MSITEIEMTLPTSQAHRTIRIHRPPHLDPNEALPVIYMHDGQNVFSGETASFGKGWEIHLALQQTQIPAMVVAIDSPEDGMDRYDDYAPWSDEALLMRTAYPSHRTSIGGNGKVYMDWIIRELKPYIDANYATRPDDTTMIGSSMGGVISLYGLFAYPEVITRVAALSTAGWANFSSLLEFIERSPSLSAAHRCYMDVGTNEVSGPMTETDYLHTNDVLARAVEQKLTQSRYTIIPEAIHHETAWAKRLPDILRYLFPSS
- a CDS encoding rhodanese-related sulfurtransferase — encoded protein: MKPYRVLLFYKYVPIENAEQLTKEHLAYCKELGIKGRILIAPEGINGTLSGTVEQTEQYMKDLTADPRFADIEFKIDEVEEHAFKKTFVRYKKELVTWRFEDEFNVPEEHAAYLEPAEWKEMMKQDDVVILDVRNNYEYDLGHFKNAVKVDVDASREFPEWLDENEHLFEGKKVLTYCTGGVRCEKFTAYFRKRQQSDDIFHLKGGVVMYGKDEQTQGEDWEGELYVFDERVQVPVNAVNPSVVSECYYCGKPETRYVNCANPECNRQHFCCEECEPKVMRSCSDECREHPRNRYEKEQQEELV
- a CDS encoding TVP38/TMEM64 family protein, with amino-acid sequence MLHTLRDWIEQMIFFLQDLPGGAATGLIAPFLESLFPFLPLVLIISANAATYGFGMGVLVSWVGSMLGSLVVFACIRYLFRRPVTRWLEKHHAAQQWIERVRHMSPISLGFFFSLPFMPAFIITSISAMIQLSLRTYLIAAGAGRLIVVIIFSLIGKEWSTFLERPMRLVLLFLILLAIWGVSRGTEEWLKRRALSKRADHLREIEDKIERPTEK
- a CDS encoding DUF485 domain-containing protein, which translates into the protein MHQVSEVQKNEATQSAPAIVESATFQQLMRQKNGFILPAISFCLIFYFTLPILTSYFTILNQPVFGDITGAWIFAFAQFIMTWTFCMMYSKKARAFDRLVEQIKEESK
- a CDS encoding cation acetate symporter; translated protein: MNYTAVALFAAIVGLTLVITYFAARKTKTANDFYTADGGLTGAQNGMAIAGDYMSAASFLGIAGMIALAGFDGFFYSIGFLVAYLVVLYLVAEPLRNLGKYTMADMIAARFNASKVRGVAAMNSIAISIFYMIAQLVGAGALIELLLGIPYTTSVIIVGILMTVYVVFGGMTATSWVQIIKAILLMAGTAVISFMVFAKFDFSIFKMFSEVKQATPLGDSFLNPGNKFKLPLDTISLNLALVLGTAGLPHILIRFFTVKDAPTARKSVVYATWIIGAFYILTIFLGFGAAAFVGSEDIIAANAAGNMAAPLLAQALGGDLLFAFVAAVAFATILAVVAGLVLSAASAFAHDFYSHILRKGQATEKEQMTAARLASIAVAMISMVLALFAQTMNVAFLVSLAFAVAASANLPVILLTIFWRRFNTGGAVTGMVVGLFSSLILVALSPNLWAVDGSALFVGEALFPLTNPGIVSIPLGFLGAIVGTLLTKSNEVAGNFERIIVKANTGIDAATEVAASKE
- a CDS encoding sulfite exporter TauE/SafE family protein; translated protein: MDLAFYYFLILGFFIGIISGFFGIGGGIILTPLLLILGYAPSVAIATSLMLTLGSTVSGTISHLRLKNVVWRDSLVVGGVGIIGSTIATPLVLRLEEVNGAHLVISIVYIGLLLYFANKFLRPKSTTGEQTGWKNRYLALAFTGLFAGFISSLLGVSGGFIITPLLVGIVGYELKRAVGTSIASALLIVLSGLVNYTVASTNIDILVGIMLIVGALLGAPIGAKQLTHFESPFVKKYLGIFYLTVAVSVLLEVIGWNVASLSVLVALSLIFLLTLLIYSRRRTNG
- a CDS encoding alanine/glycine:cation symporter family protein, which encodes MEVLRLISAWVWGIPSMMLLVGTGVYFTIRLRGLQFRRLKQAFQLSVQKSGQGEGEISSFQMLMTSLAATIGNGNIAGIAVALTMGGPGAVFWMWVIGLIGMATKYAESLLAILFRSRNERGEAVSGPMYYIEKGLGPKFKLLAILFAVFGLIASFGVGNTVQANAMATVLEQSFHVPLLVFGILLAIAVYVSIRGGLERVSAISTIFVPIMSLLYIGAACVLLVLKADQILPAFGLIFEYAFQPLAPAGAFTGVSIMMAMQVGVARGIFTNEAGLGTAALIAGSAKSERPVEQGLISMTSTFIVTLIVCTMTALVLLTTGFWDPSGGLHSGMTHDANLSGAALTATAFASVLGSFGEWTVAFSVFFFGYSTIIGWYVYGEKCLEYLSGTTRFNEGYRVFFALAACYGAVAQLEPLWLVADIANGLMMIPNLIGMLFLSHLVIEQTRDYERAGHKRVA
- a CDS encoding PucR family transcriptional regulator: MLEASYHSLDDLAEAIGIALNAPITIEDRNHRLLAYSTHTADTDPARVATIIGRRVPESVIDQLWKDEVIQSLATQDDPLIISARTGVGLNDRVAIAIKQDSEILGYIWSIARSTPFTPSELADLKKGALLAQRQLLAIDMQKKRKEEQTEQFFFELLHEELSESEILKMFSKLHVAPPGISRLTVIRFSEAITPRLADRLRYLLTIQQTVRPLLYAYDETDFILWISTNDRDAEQERLQFDAFIQSFRQLLAERFDYTDFVAASSEVFTGVQAIPERYEEAGIVLRLKDAFPFELKNVTRYERLGLFQLLPIFSERLRRRTVRLEEIERLRAYDVKHASSLCETLEWFLHYDGNVKQVASHLHVHPNTILYRMRRIEEEAGIRMESLPERSLLYLYLKADRYPL
- the ald gene encoding alanine dehydrogenase, which codes for MIIGVLKEIKNNENRVALTPAGVAALHAQGHRVIIESMAGMGSGFTNEEYVKAGAEIIATAAEVWATAELALKVKEPIASEYQYFRPDLTLFTYLHLAAEPELTRALVDSNITAIAYETVEKNRTLPLLTPMSEVAGRMASQIGAQFLEKPHGGMGILLAGVPGVRRGKVTVIGGGVVGTNAAKLAVGLGADVTIIDVSPERLRQLDDIFGNSINTLISNPYTIAEAVAESDLVIGAVLIPGAKAPKLVTADMVKRMKPGAVIVDVAIDQGGIFETVDRISTHDDPTYEKFGVVHYAVANMPGAVPRTSTLALTNATLPYVLELANKGTHRALAENDALEKGLNVAQGFVTYEAVARDLGYTYKSVEDVLHLHA
- a CDS encoding tetratricopeptide repeat protein, which codes for MTQTITAHSHELQSHVAEVALLEALSSDTEESVRIAATERLRVLVPSHPLLNIATAHSLYFKNEHTQARRLIEETHQQLGEHVQGYILLGIISEEEGYMHEAEQFFLSAIARFPEEPAGHRFLAVHYNHRQFYGESAVHAFTYLKKVGASGIDTLMAIDSIQQLDGHSIDMLEALYALIIGVPHLDKTAVFHATASVNQSIQYEMLHATLREDSDETLYAKLDECLSNMLEHGLYAAVYDDSEEKIYRHVFRDMCRDMTIRHAGWRAYPDYIRLRFLYFKQLLLRDWTLKSKRNECRDRPRQDQIVEIAI